In Desulfomicrobium apsheronum, the sequence CCCGGGCCACGAGGTCGAGAGGCACGGCGCAGTATTCCTGCGGCGTGTTGCGGAAGACGAAGAGGGAGAGTTTTTCCTGACCGGTGGTCGTCTCGGCTTCCTTGGGCGTCTGTACCGCCTCCCGGGTCACGCTCAGGCTGAGATCGCCCAGGCGTCCCAGGCCCGCCACATCGAGGATGAGCGCGACATGCCCGTCGCCCATGATGGTCGCGCCCGCATAGCCCTGGCATTCCTTGAAATGTCGGCCCAGCGGCTTGACCACGATCTCGACCGAGTCGTGGAGCTGATCGACGACCAGGCCGTACCGGAACTGTCCGGCCGAAACCACGACAAGATTGACATCGGCCGAGGCGCACCCAGATTCCCGGATGTCGCCGAGACTCTTCTCGCCGCGCAGGATCTCGCCCACCATATTGGAGGCTTCGCAGGAGTCGGCGTTGAGGCCCAGCACATTGGAAAGATACAGCAGCGGTATGAGCTCACCGCGCAGCAGGAGCACCTCGGCATCGCCCACCAGCTCCACGCGCTCCGTGATCTGTTCGACGGGAATGCGCAGCAATTCGTCGACGTTGACCTGCGGAATGGCGTAACGTTCCTGACCCACGGATACGAGCAGGCTGGGGATGATGGCCAGAGTCAGAGGCAGCTTGATGCGGATGGTCGTGCCCTTGCCCCGCTCGGTTTCGATATCGACCTGTCCGCCGAGCTGGTCCAGATTGGACTTGACCACATCCATGCCCACGCCGCGCCCGGAAACATCCGTGACCTGCTCGGCCGTGGACAGGCCGGGCAGGAAAATCAGGTTGGCCTTTTCCTTGTCGGACATGGACTTGGCCTGATCCGGCGAGATGAGACCACGACTCAGGGCCTTGGCCACGATCTTTTCGGTGTCGAGCCCGCCGCCGTCATCGACGATCTCGATGATGACCTGTCCGGCCTCGTGATAGGCCTTGAGCACGATGGTGCCCATGGCCTGCTTTCCGGCCTTGACGCGCACATCGGGCATTTCGATGCCGTGATCGGCGGAATTGCGGACCAGATGGGTCAGCGGATCGCCCAGGCCTTCGATGATGGTCTTGTCCAGCTCGACGTCGTTGCCTTCGAGCTGCAGGTCGATCTCCTTGCCCAGATTGCGGGCCAGATCACGGACCACGCGCGGAAACTTATTGAAAATATTGCCCACGGTCTGCATGCGGGTCAGCATGATGGTTTCCTGCAGCTCGGACGTGACCAGATCGATGCGCTGTCCGGCCACCTCGATCTGGTGAATGGCGCCAGAGGAAATGGCCTGCATGAGCTGGTTGCGGCTCAGGACCAGTTCTCCCGCCAGGTTCATCAGGTCTTCGAGCAGGCTGACATGCACACGCAGGGAGTCGGGCTGGGCGATGGCGGATTTGGGAGCCTTCGGATCGGACTTGCGGCCCGCATCCTCGTCGGCCGTCATCTGGGGCTCGGTCCGAGGAGCCGGCGTTGCAGGAGCGGCAGGAGCGGTCGGCGCCGAGGCAACGGGCTCGGCCAGGGCCGAGGCCAACGTTTCTCCGCTGAAAAGCTCCGATATCAGGGAATCAGTTCTGTCCTCGTTGGGAGTCTGCGGGGTCTGGTCCAGAAGCTCCTGGGCGAAATCGGCCACCGGGGCCGCCTGATCGGAAGGCAGGTCGATGCTCAGGGTCGTGATGAATTCGCTTCCCAGATCCAGAAGCGCGGGCATGATGTCGTCCTCGATGATGGAACCAAAAAGAACGAAGAAAGGAATGCGATTGGAAAAATCGTCGTCCTCCAAGGTGCCCACGGCCTCGAAATCGACCTTCAGATCGAGAATCACGCCTGTGGAGTCCATGCCCTTCAAAATATCAAAAATGGTCTTGTTCTTGCGCTGCACGTCATGGATCAGATCGAACTCAAGAAGATAGAGGTTCTTTCCCCCCTTCTTGTTCTGGAGCAGATCAAACTCCG encodes:
- a CDS encoding chemotaxis protein CheW, coding for MMMDDETLQMYVEEAAEHLGDIENDLLAIEQAGADIDVELVNKVFRAAHSIKGGAGFLGLTKIKDLGHKIENILDMVRNRELVPEPEVVNIVLLAFDKLRDLISNVAESNDAYIDDHVVALTAAASANLEGEEKASVDRRVEVRDRRGRVVFEVAEFDLLQNKKGGKNLYLLEFDLIHDVQRKNKTIFDILKGMDSTGVILDLKVDFEAVGTLEDDDFSNRIPFFVLFGSIIEDDIMPALLDLGSEFITTLSIDLPSDQAAPVADFAQELLDQTPQTPNEDRTDSLISELFSGETLASALAEPVASAPTAPAAPATPAPRTEPQMTADEDAGRKSDPKAPKSAIAQPDSLRVHVSLLEDLMNLAGELVLSRNQLMQAISSGAIHQIEVAGQRIDLVTSELQETIMLTRMQTVGNIFNKFPRVVRDLARNLGKEIDLQLEGNDVELDKTIIEGLGDPLTHLVRNSADHGIEMPDVRVKAGKQAMGTIVLKAYHEAGQVIIEIVDDGGGLDTEKIVAKALSRGLISPDQAKSMSDKEKANLIFLPGLSTAEQVTDVSGRGVGMDVVKSNLDQLGGQVDIETERGKGTTIRIKLPLTLAIIPSLLVSVGQERYAIPQVNVDELLRIPVEQITERVELVGDAEVLLLRGELIPLLYLSNVLGLNADSCEASNMVGEILRGEKSLGDIRESGCASADVNLVVVSAGQFRYGLVVDQLHDSVEIVVKPLGRHFKECQGYAGATIMGDGHVALILDVAGLGRLGDLSLSVTREAVQTPKEAETTTGQEKLSLFVFRNTPQEYCAVPLDLVARVELIDAAEIEEVGGRRVIKYRGGTLPVFSLDQATNVGLLDISGELIVIVFLMAGHEIGLLAKPPVDAIEAQVTLDSFTLKQPGISGSAVIGDNTTLIVDIYELIQTVQPDWFAVRGSIEIADDAGEVGVPHLLLVEDSDFFRNQVRKFIEDDGYMVDVAEDGVEAWNMLDADPEKFDLVVTDIEMPNMDGFELSRRIRQDRRFSMMPIVALTSLAGDEDMARGKAVGIDDYQVKLDKERLLQSIYEWLKRYAS